A genomic region of Kribbella sp. NBC_00382 contains the following coding sequences:
- a CDS encoding sigma-70 family RNA polymerase sigma factor has protein sequence MADTDRRPDAAEALIRSLYAEHGRSLLAYATRLTGDRAAAEDVVQETLVRAWKHADDLMDGKGSVRGWLLTVARNLVTDRARARAVRPAEVAEVEDRPPVEGDHSESVVNTMVVMDALDQVSPEHREVLVQLYYRGRSVTEAAKELGVPPGTVKSRSYYALRALRAVMAGPEAEVAR, from the coding sequence GTGGCTGACACGGACCGCCGTCCGGACGCGGCCGAGGCGTTGATCCGCTCCCTGTACGCCGAACACGGCCGCAGCCTGCTGGCCTACGCGACCCGGCTGACCGGCGATCGGGCTGCCGCGGAGGACGTGGTCCAGGAGACTCTGGTCCGGGCGTGGAAGCACGCAGACGACCTGATGGACGGCAAGGGGTCGGTACGTGGCTGGCTGTTGACGGTCGCGCGCAACCTGGTCACCGACCGGGCCAGGGCGCGAGCAGTCCGGCCGGCCGAGGTGGCTGAGGTCGAGGACCGGCCGCCGGTGGAGGGTGATCACTCCGAGTCCGTCGTCAACACCATGGTGGTGATGGACGCACTCGACCAGGTGTCACCCGAGCATCGCGAAGTACTTGTCCAGCTGTACTACCGCGGCCGGTCAGTGACCGAGGCCGCGAAGGAACTCGGTGTTCCGCCGGGTACCGTGAAATCGAGATCGTATTACGCCCTCCGAGCACTGCGCGCGGTGATGGCAGGACCGGAAGCGGAGGTGGCCCGATGA